A stretch of the Bdellovibrio sp. 22V genome encodes the following:
- a CDS encoding DUF962 domain-containing protein → MKTFQEFWPFYLQEHSHPTNRRWHFVGTLFVHLLILDAVISRQWVILWLLPVIGYGFAWIGHFVIEKNRPATFKHPLWSLLGDFKMFYMMCAGKLWN, encoded by the coding sequence ATGAAGACGTTTCAGGAATTCTGGCCTTTTTATCTGCAAGAGCACTCTCACCCCACCAATCGCCGATGGCACTTTGTCGGAACACTTTTCGTTCATCTTTTGATTCTCGATGCGGTGATTTCCAGACAATGGGTGATCTTGTGGCTTTTACCCGTGATCGGTTACGGCTTCGCTTGGATCGGGCATTTCGTCATCGAAAAAAACCGACCTGCGACCTTCAAACATCCCCTCTGGTCGCTCCTCGGCGACTTCAAAATGTTTTACATGATGTGCGCGGGAAAGCTTTGGAATTAA
- a CDS encoding peptide MFS transporter: MAQTKRIAEKTFLGHPRGLFTLFLTEMWERFSFYGMRVLLVLYMTQYLFTQAESGKEVWGYSAIKGLLEGAYGTLSHQALSSHIYGLYTAFVYFTPFFGGLIADRYIGQRRAVYVGGLLMAVGHFLMAVESLFFPALLFLILGNGFFKPNISTQVGGLYEEGDSRRDGAYTLFYMGINLGALLSPFVCGTLGQKVGWHWGFGAAGVGMVASLMIYHFGGRHLPETEHKKSVQEIETKAHTPLSKEEWMRTWALTFLCMVTIFFWGVYEQQGNTMQLWADQKTDWVFFGWEVPSTWYQSMNPLIIIVFAPLLDRMWAWQARRGKAPGTVTKMALGSFLGCVASIIMYMAAGAVGDGKGSVAWLAASTFLITMGELYISPIGLSAVTKVAPVKIVSMMMGVWFLATFFGNYVAGYVGSFYEVIAKENFFLLLAGLSLIPTILFFLTHKVLSKSLGKDI, from the coding sequence ATGGCTCAAACCAAGCGTATTGCAGAGAAAACCTTTTTAGGACATCCACGCGGTTTGTTCACACTTTTCCTCACAGAAATGTGGGAAAGATTTTCTTTCTACGGAATGAGAGTTCTTTTAGTGCTTTACATGACTCAGTACCTGTTCACGCAAGCGGAGAGCGGAAAAGAAGTCTGGGGTTATTCAGCGATTAAAGGACTCCTTGAGGGGGCTTACGGCACTTTGTCGCACCAGGCTTTGTCGTCACACATTTACGGTCTCTATACGGCCTTTGTATATTTTACTCCTTTCTTTGGAGGCTTGATCGCGGACCGCTATATCGGTCAGCGCCGCGCAGTTTATGTGGGTGGGCTTTTAATGGCTGTCGGTCACTTTTTAATGGCTGTGGAAAGCCTCTTTTTCCCAGCACTTCTTTTCCTGATTTTAGGAAACGGTTTCTTTAAACCGAACATCTCCACGCAAGTGGGCGGTCTTTACGAAGAGGGTGACTCTCGCCGTGACGGCGCCTATACGCTGTTCTACATGGGTATCAACCTTGGCGCGCTCTTATCCCCCTTTGTGTGCGGAACACTCGGCCAGAAGGTCGGCTGGCACTGGGGCTTCGGCGCTGCGGGCGTCGGTATGGTGGCGTCGCTTATGATTTATCATTTCGGCGGCCGACACCTTCCTGAAACTGAACATAAAAAATCCGTGCAGGAGATTGAGACGAAGGCCCACACTCCTCTTAGCAAAGAAGAGTGGATGAGAACTTGGGCTTTAACGTTCCTGTGCATGGTCACGATTTTCTTCTGGGGCGTTTACGAACAACAAGGCAATACTATGCAGTTGTGGGCGGACCAGAAAACCGACTGGGTGTTCTTTGGTTGGGAAGTTCCTTCCACTTGGTATCAATCGATGAATCCATTGATCATCATCGTCTTTGCGCCGCTTTTGGACCGCATGTGGGCATGGCAAGCACGTCGCGGAAAAGCTCCTGGCACGGTGACAAAGATGGCGTTGGGATCTTTCCTAGGCTGTGTGGCTTCGATCATTATGTACATGGCGGCAGGTGCCGTGGGCGATGGTAAAGGCAGTGTCGCTTGGCTTGCAGCTTCGACATTCTTGATCACAATGGGCGAGCTTTATATTTCACCGATCGGTTTGTCTGCGGTAACGAAAGTAGCTCCGGTTAAGATTGTGTCTATGATGATGGGTGTTTGGTTCTTGGCGACGTTCTTTGGAAACTACGTCGCGGGCTACGTAGGCAGCTTCTACGAGGTCATTGCAAAAGAGAATTTCTTCTTATTACTCGCAGGCCTCAGTTTGATTCCTACGATCCTTTTCTTCCTGACTCATAAGGTGCTTTCAAAGTCTTTGGGTAAAGACATCTAG
- a CDS encoding zinc-dependent metalloprotease: MAFKKGIFAIGLVATSLAMTACSLNVDISKQAPENMLESFSPADKEAKTNAATKLTTANSAESAASAALCAQASCIKIQKAALGKIFLLMASGRTAGSTPQWYDLKPLVVSFEKSGNRIAILGENYNSIYEEIRTVNLIQTFPIIAEDAASITFDWGQGLKTFVLQSSYDVDAARGKNNDLTESSFASLPVIDSFVRNIKFDEKNIELEQISKIRADVVKQSGDRSLNIENREETLAMNVQIRSYNLSQDFKKKEYDKSRRAGFFVTKVSKKGYSTEITNLITKWDLSPSKGPIVVRVSAAVPEDYVQAVTEGALYWNKVFGRDVITVKTGVDPQAGPEDRSIFIRWIPWLDSGAAYAIGQSDPLTGEVLRAQVFMPSVFTRVGSADLVGLNGDSPVVAAGAVACDLTTSLKALNDIAREASDSQRLRLAQDSVRATVAHELGHALGLRHNFAGSFSAKVSTKEIYESAKTYLKDPQHQGLETSTSIMDYVSGIDDVLMAAKIKYAPLSYDKMAMTWAYSEDDKALDEAVSKYCTDDDIALATSQGLAVYGCERFDAGNNPLLRKYLDAKSEKESFVKVLFASIIGRAYPGDQPEVTLPMDTVLADTMKWGKLNLEPLKFVAQVTMDVTKNSVAAPGFASLENVKAGQVLYSKMGLDEALVKERARSLAEAGGYANIINTLLRDADGTISVAWLDKQIEELKNAAYFTSGKTLAGREYTLSSEDQVKILRFFAKLSSLNRKVLIEDVSVLLPKIEEPTQTDSGTVIVSSLLGRHLITADEAASLADLYLDLNEAREGEQTVKVGTGLAKEVKVAKVYLTAEERAKWARVLSSKGLRFDVDGKLALIRKAQYDKVNAFLKEIDPQLDLTLIKKPLEVASDLLGKGLVDAGASAWLSSEMNVLFALSKVQ; the protein is encoded by the coding sequence ATGGCTTTTAAAAAGGGCATCTTTGCTATCGGCTTAGTGGCAACTTCATTGGCAATGACCGCGTGTTCGTTGAATGTCGACATCTCAAAGCAGGCACCGGAAAACATGCTGGAGTCTTTTTCTCCTGCAGATAAAGAGGCTAAGACAAACGCAGCAACAAAATTAACAACGGCGAACTCCGCAGAGTCAGCTGCCAGTGCGGCTTTGTGCGCGCAAGCTTCTTGTATTAAGATTCAAAAGGCGGCTTTGGGGAAAATCTTCCTTCTTATGGCCTCCGGCAGAACAGCAGGCTCAACGCCCCAATGGTACGACCTCAAACCTCTCGTCGTGAGCTTTGAAAAGTCAGGCAACCGTATCGCGATTTTAGGTGAAAACTATAATAGCATTTACGAAGAGATCCGCACCGTAAACCTCATTCAAACATTCCCTATTATTGCAGAGGACGCGGCCTCCATCACTTTTGATTGGGGACAGGGTTTAAAAACATTTGTCCTGCAAAGTTCGTATGATGTGGATGCAGCTCGTGGAAAGAATAACGATCTCACGGAGAGTTCGTTTGCGTCTTTGCCGGTGATTGATTCTTTTGTTCGCAATATCAAGTTTGACGAAAAGAATATTGAGCTTGAGCAAATCTCTAAAATTCGCGCGGACGTTGTAAAACAAAGCGGCGACCGCTCTTTGAATATTGAAAATCGCGAAGAGACTTTGGCGATGAATGTGCAAATCCGCTCGTACAATCTTTCTCAAGATTTTAAAAAGAAAGAGTACGATAAATCGCGCCGTGCAGGTTTCTTTGTTACGAAAGTCAGCAAAAAGGGCTATAGCACAGAAATCACAAATCTTATTACGAAGTGGGATTTGTCTCCGTCGAAAGGACCTATCGTCGTACGCGTTTCCGCCGCAGTTCCCGAGGACTATGTGCAAGCGGTGACAGAGGGGGCTCTTTACTGGAATAAAGTTTTTGGCCGTGACGTGATCACAGTAAAAACGGGTGTGGATCCTCAAGCAGGTCCTGAAGATCGCAGCATCTTCATTCGCTGGATTCCGTGGTTGGATTCAGGCGCGGCTTACGCTATCGGTCAGTCCGATCCTTTGACGGGCGAGGTCTTGCGCGCGCAAGTGTTTATGCCTTCGGTTTTCACGCGTGTTGGTTCGGCGGATCTTGTAGGTCTTAATGGCGATTCGCCTGTGGTTGCGGCAGGAGCTGTCGCTTGTGATCTCACGACAAGTTTAAAAGCTCTGAACGACATCGCCCGTGAAGCGAGCGATTCACAAAGACTTCGTCTGGCGCAAGACAGTGTGCGTGCGACAGTGGCGCACGAACTTGGTCATGCATTGGGTCTTCGTCATAATTTCGCAGGTTCTTTCTCTGCGAAAGTTTCCACGAAAGAGATTTACGAATCCGCAAAAACTTATTTGAAAGATCCGCAACATCAAGGTTTGGAAACGTCGACAAGTATCATGGACTACGTCTCCGGCATTGACGATGTTTTGATGGCGGCGAAAATCAAATACGCTCCGTTGTCTTACGATAAAATGGCGATGACGTGGGCTTATTCAGAGGACGATAAAGCTCTTGATGAAGCGGTCTCTAAATACTGCACGGATGATGACATTGCTTTGGCAACCAGCCAAGGTTTGGCGGTTTATGGTTGCGAACGCTTTGATGCCGGCAACAATCCGCTCCTCAGAAAATATCTGGATGCAAAAAGTGAAAAAGAAAGTTTCGTGAAAGTTCTTTTTGCCTCCATTATCGGGCGCGCGTATCCGGGGGATCAACCCGAAGTGACACTTCCTATGGATACCGTTTTAGCGGACACGATGAAGTGGGGAAAACTCAATCTTGAGCCGCTTAAATTCGTGGCGCAAGTCACGATGGACGTCACAAAAAATTCCGTGGCGGCCCCAGGCTTTGCTTCTTTGGAAAACGTGAAAGCGGGCCAAGTCTTGTACTCTAAAATGGGCTTGGATGAAGCGTTGGTTAAAGAACGCGCTCGTTCTTTAGCAGAGGCAGGTGGTTATGCGAATATCATCAACACTCTTTTGCGGGATGCTGACGGAACTATTTCTGTCGCTTGGCTGGATAAGCAGATCGAAGAATTGAAAAACGCCGCGTATTTCACCAGCGGTAAAACTTTGGCAGGTCGGGAATATACTTTGTCTTCTGAAGACCAGGTTAAAATACTTCGCTTCTTCGCGAAACTGTCGTCTTTGAACCGTAAAGTATTGATCGAAGACGTGTCGGTGCTTTTACCGAAGATCGAAGAGCCTACGCAAACGGATTCAGGCACTGTTATCGTGAGTTCCCTTTTAGGTCGTCATCTTATCACTGCGGATGAGGCCGCTTCGTTGGCGGATCTATACTTGGATTTGAATGAGGCACGCGAAGGCGAACAAACTGTGAAAGTGGGAACGGGTTTGGCGAAAGAGGTCAAGGTTGCCAAAGTTTACCTCACTGCCGAAGAGCGCGCGAAATGGGCTCGTGTTCTTTCTTCGAAAGGTTTGCGTTTTGACGTCGACGGAAAACTCGCTCTGATCCGCAAGGCTCAGTACGATAAAGTAAATGCCTTCTTGAAAGAGATTGATCCGCAATTAGACCTCACATTAATCAAAAAACCTCTTGAAGTGGCCAGCGATCTTCTTGGTAAAGGCTTAGTTGATGCCGGAGCTTCCGCTTGGTTGTCTTCAGAGATGAACGTTCTTTTTGCTCTCAGCAAGGTGCAGTAG
- a CDS encoding enoyl-CoA hydratase-related protein has protein sequence MASNYKTILLEQKTNGVWVLTINRPESLNALNSTVLNEMGEALRQIGEMSYEDARALIVTGAGEKAFVAGADIKEIHELDEEKALSFAKRGQSIFHEFTLLKIPVIAAVNGFALGGGCELALGCDFIYASENAKFGLPEVSLGLIPGFGGTVRMARAIGQRRARELTYTGAMITAQEAQSMGLVNKVFPAAELMNNVMKTVEMILAKAPIAVGSAKISINQAWDMDVEEAQKNEAKIFAELFTSEDVKEGTGAFIEKRKPNFKGL, from the coding sequence GTGGCTAGTAATTATAAAACAATTCTACTTGAACAAAAAACAAATGGCGTGTGGGTTCTGACGATCAATCGTCCTGAATCCCTGAACGCTTTGAATTCCACAGTGCTCAATGAAATGGGCGAGGCTCTTCGTCAGATCGGCGAAATGTCTTACGAAGATGCGCGGGCCTTGATTGTCACGGGTGCCGGCGAAAAAGCTTTCGTTGCGGGCGCAGATATCAAAGAAATTCACGAACTAGACGAAGAGAAAGCTTTGTCTTTCGCAAAACGCGGTCAGAGCATTTTCCATGAATTCACATTGCTAAAAATTCCTGTGATCGCGGCGGTGAATGGTTTCGCCTTGGGCGGAGGCTGTGAGCTCGCGCTGGGATGTGACTTTATTTACGCTTCTGAAAACGCGAAGTTCGGTTTACCGGAAGTGAGCTTAGGTTTGATTCCTGGCTTCGGCGGGACTGTTCGTATGGCGAGAGCGATTGGACAGCGTCGTGCGCGTGAATTAACTTATACGGGTGCGATGATTACCGCTCAGGAAGCGCAAAGCATGGGGCTTGTAAACAAAGTATTCCCGGCGGCTGAACTCATGAACAATGTGATGAAAACAGTCGAGATGATTTTGGCGAAAGCGCCGATCGCTGTCGGTTCAGCGAAAATTTCTATCAATCAAGCTTGGGATATGGATGTAGAAGAAGCGCAAAAGAACGAAGCAAAGATTTTTGCAGAGCTTTTCACTTCTGAAGACGTAAAAGAAGGCACGGGCGCCTTCATCGAGAAACGCAAGCCGAATTTTAAAGGTCTCTAG
- a CDS encoding GNAT family N-acetyltransferase, with translation MWSMHIRPLEKNDLAAIKVFTDHTIGRDYFSLQELEECFNKSVSQGIMCSFILENESGIQGFRLAYPPGAWSKGKGSKLRPDLWKVSLDKVAYFQSLFLANEAQGQGWGPRLSEAAIESFKKLGAQAIVTHAWKESPNNSSIRYLTKFGFESVATHPEYWIDVDYECVRDGKPCRCTAEEMIKYL, from the coding sequence ATGTGGTCTATGCACATTCGTCCTCTAGAAAAGAACGACCTTGCCGCTATTAAAGTTTTTACGGATCACACGATCGGTCGCGATTATTTTTCTTTGCAAGAACTTGAGGAGTGCTTCAATAAGTCCGTCTCTCAAGGAATCATGTGCTCTTTTATTCTGGAAAACGAATCCGGCATTCAGGGATTTCGTCTTGCCTATCCTCCGGGAGCCTGGAGCAAAGGGAAAGGCTCTAAACTTCGCCCCGATCTTTGGAAGGTGTCCCTTGATAAAGTCGCCTATTTTCAGAGTTTATTCTTAGCTAACGAAGCCCAAGGCCAAGGCTGGGGGCCTCGCTTGTCTGAAGCTGCGATTGAGTCCTTTAAAAAACTGGGCGCTCAAGCTATTGTGACTCATGCGTGGAAAGAGTCGCCGAACAACTCCTCCATTCGCTATTTAACGAAGTTTGGTTTTGAAAGTGTCGCCACTCATCCTGAATACTGGATTGACGTGGATTACGAATGCGTGCGCGACGGAAAACCCTGCCGTTGCACGGCGGAAGAAATGATCAAGTATCTGTAA
- a CDS encoding CPXCG motif-containing cysteine-rich protein, with product MKINREAFFMEYKVQCPFCREKFGMEIYHEDGDDQEFVYDCEVCCRPIDVHASWDDSHQRFSLRINRGPGFDEMPI from the coding sequence ATGAAAATAAACAGAGAGGCTTTTTTTATGGAATATAAAGTACAGTGTCCCTTCTGCAGAGAAAAATTCGGAATGGAAATTTATCATGAGGACGGTGACGATCAGGAATTCGTTTACGATTGCGAAGTCTGCTGCCGCCCTATCGACGTTCACGCTTCCTGGGACGATTCCCATCAAAGATTTTCCCTAAGAATCAACCGTGGACCGGGTTTTGACGAGATGCCGATATAA
- a CDS encoding lysophospholipid acyltransferase family protein, whose product MFWKLLSYPRSFIATILFPLHTMLCALAMIIVNLTLNNRKIEDHIVEFWTRNACRMFGVKVVVKGRENIPQGGFLFVFNHTSFFDIFAMNGWLGSFRFGAKIELFKIPVFGAAMRRAGILPIARERREEVFKVYQAAQARIAAGERFALAPEGTRQETERLGNFKSGPFIFAINAKAPIVPVIVKGAAAILPKGHTIPNWGVWSRTITLQVLPPVDATQYTVEQRPQLQEHVRKLMEPFFRGDDF is encoded by the coding sequence ATGTTTTGGAAATTGCTTTCGTATCCTCGATCTTTCATCGCGACTATCTTGTTTCCTCTTCACACTATGCTTTGTGCGCTGGCGATGATTATCGTCAATCTCACGCTCAACAATCGCAAGATCGAAGATCACATTGTCGAGTTCTGGACCCGCAATGCGTGTCGCATGTTTGGAGTCAAAGTCGTCGTCAAAGGCCGTGAGAACATCCCGCAAGGCGGTTTTCTTTTCGTCTTTAATCACACAAGCTTTTTCGACATTTTTGCGATGAACGGCTGGCTGGGAAGTTTCCGTTTTGGCGCCAAGATCGAACTTTTTAAAATTCCCGTATTCGGAGCTGCGATGAGACGCGCCGGCATTCTTCCCATCGCTCGCGAGCGCCGCGAAGAAGTGTTCAAGGTTTATCAAGCCGCGCAAGCCCGCATCGCTGCCGGTGAACGCTTTGCTCTGGCTCCCGAGGGAACTCGTCAAGAAACAGAACGACTGGGCAACTTTAAGTCCGGGCCTTTTATTTTCGCGATCAATGCGAAAGCTCCGATTGTGCCGGTGATCGTTAAGGGGGCTGCCGCGATTTTGCCCAAAGGACACACTATTCCCAATTGGGGCGTGTGGAGCCGCACAATCACTTTGCAAGTTTTGCCGCCTGTCGATGCCACTCAATACACAGTTGAGCAGCGCCCGCAGTTGCAAGAACATGTGCGTAAGCTGATGGAACCTTTCTTTCGCGGGGATGATTTTTAA
- a CDS encoding FAD-binding oxidoreductase: MSMSYWLQEKISNSPATASQKYDVVIVGGGIAGLSSAYWLQKENPQLKIAILEKHRLGFGASGRNAGFVTCGSTEHFIKLQEQFGLTKAVEIWKFSEDNRKLLLEHIIEDKWDDVDFRLTGSCTVAPSSAHWEKYKNVARTMRDSGIDVYEVSPEEMERDYGVTGFEGGIQYRGDGYIHPIKLLQKMRSRLNVDVFEEHDVLDIHQTGHSQVVRTSRGDFSAGKVIVTLNAYLPLVLKDFSNIIKPGRGQILVTEPLPDFVKGPCYLTKHLCYFRQLPTGHLLIGGFRNLAIETENTHEDAITDLIQNALYDFVKSHFKYGPQAKVAHQWSGIMGFSPDGQMLLGNLPDNPGVHVIAGCSGHGMGLSFNAARTMVGHMFGKEIPAHLQVGRVLGDL, translated from the coding sequence ATGAGCATGTCCTACTGGCTGCAAGAAAAAATCTCGAACTCCCCGGCCACAGCCTCACAAAAATACGACGTGGTGATTGTCGGCGGAGGAATCGCCGGTCTTTCCTCTGCCTACTGGCTGCAAAAAGAAAATCCGCAATTGAAAATCGCGATCTTAGAAAAACACCGTCTGGGTTTTGGAGCTTCCGGCCGCAATGCCGGCTTCGTTACTTGCGGCTCAACCGAGCATTTTATTAAGCTGCAAGAACAGTTCGGTCTTACTAAAGCCGTCGAGATTTGGAAGTTTTCCGAGGACAATCGCAAACTTCTTCTTGAGCATATCATCGAAGACAAATGGGATGACGTGGATTTCCGCTTGACCGGCTCCTGCACGGTCGCGCCAAGTTCAGCGCATTGGGAGAAGTACAAAAATGTCGCGCGCACAATGCGGGACTCTGGCATTGATGTTTACGAAGTCAGTCCCGAAGAAATGGAACGCGATTATGGCGTCACCGGCTTTGAAGGCGGCATTCAGTATCGCGGTGACGGTTACATCCATCCCATCAAGCTTCTACAAAAAATGCGTTCTCGTTTGAACGTCGACGTTTTTGAAGAGCACGATGTTTTAGACATTCATCAAACGGGCCACTCACAGGTCGTGCGCACTTCCCGCGGCGATTTTTCTGCGGGAAAAGTGATTGTCACCTTAAACGCTTACCTTCCCTTGGTGCTCAAAGATTTTTCTAACATCATTAAACCAGGCCGCGGGCAAATTTTGGTGACAGAGCCTCTTCCTGATTTCGTGAAAGGTCCTTGTTACCTGACGAAGCATCTTTGTTATTTCCGTCAGCTTCCCACGGGCCACTTGCTGATTGGCGGCTTTAGAAATCTTGCGATTGAGACTGAGAATACGCACGAAGACGCGATCACCGATCTTATTCAGAATGCGTTGTACGACTTCGTAAAAAGTCATTTCAAGTATGGACCTCAAGCGAAAGTGGCGCACCAGTGGTCAGGTATTATGGGCTTTTCTCCCGACGGCCAAATGCTTTTGGGAAATTTACCTGACAATCCTGGTGTGCATGTGATTGCGGGCTGTTCAGGGCACGGCATGGGCTTGAGCTTTAATGCTGCACGCACGATGGTTGGACACATGTTTGGCAAAGAAATCCCCGCTCATCTGCAAGTCGGTCGCGTTTTAGGCGATCTGTGA
- a CDS encoding 3-hydroxybutyryl-CoA dehydrogenase, with protein MNIKLIGVVGAGQMGNGIAQVAANFGFNVIMLDVSGAALEKGIATISASCDRIIKKGGMSEADKAALLGRIKTAQETSALKDCDIVIEAATENIDLKLKIFKDLDAAVKPEALLVSNTSSISITKIAGVTKRPTKVAGMHFMNPVPLMKLVEGIRGLQTSDETFAAVKALAEKMDKVFVESVKDMPGFIVNRILMPMINEAVYTLHEGIASVESIDSAMKLGTNQPMGPLTLADFIGLDTCLAIMNVLHEGLGDSKYRPCPLLVKYVEAGWLGRKSGRGFYDYSAK; from the coding sequence ATGAATATCAAACTGATTGGTGTGGTTGGCGCAGGTCAAATGGGTAACGGTATTGCACAAGTGGCAGCGAACTTTGGCTTCAACGTCATCATGCTCGATGTGAGTGGTGCGGCTCTGGAAAAAGGAATTGCAACAATCTCTGCAAGCTGTGATCGCATTATCAAAAAAGGCGGCATGAGCGAAGCGGACAAAGCGGCTTTACTTGGCAGAATCAAAACAGCGCAAGAAACTAGCGCTTTGAAAGATTGCGACATCGTGATCGAAGCGGCGACTGAGAACATCGATTTGAAATTGAAAATCTTCAAAGACCTGGATGCTGCTGTAAAACCCGAAGCATTGTTGGTGTCTAACACATCTTCCATCTCTATCACGAAAATCGCGGGCGTGACAAAACGTCCAACGAAAGTCGCTGGCATGCACTTCATGAATCCAGTGCCGTTGATGAAATTGGTTGAGGGCATCCGCGGTTTGCAAACGTCCGACGAGACATTCGCAGCAGTAAAAGCTTTGGCAGAGAAAATGGATAAAGTTTTCGTCGAGTCAGTGAAGGACATGCCAGGCTTTATTGTGAATCGCATCCTGATGCCGATGATTAACGAAGCGGTTTACACGCTTCATGAAGGCATTGCATCGGTTGAGTCTATCGATAGCGCGATGAAATTGGGAACAAATCAGCCAATGGGTCCTCTCACTTTGGCGGACTTCATCGGTCTGGATACGTGCTTGGCGATCATGAATGTGTTGCATGAAGGTTTGGGCGACTCCAAGTACCGTCCATGTCCTCTTCTAGTGAAATACGTTGAAGCGGGTTGGTTGGGACGTAAATCCGGTCGTGGTTTCTACGACTATTCCGCGAAGTAA
- a CDS encoding TIGR04552 family protein, translating to MPQRFIFDSSILNSVVGGKSAVDIPKLNIHTLEAASAFLLSYGFDIANQDDLEKLWYYYRRALVLMIEKLGFTESEIPEILHDRKHLGDIRQLLLYASSAAPKDEQLQRWSCAVLRCMHVFVHAENDLFGTFSEEIQSQILTPFQERIRHDGTTHRTFLRTAEDAEPIELLGFEVKPFKTSSSTVIKLLAKPDALAMKIFDKLGVRFVTRNLFDTFQVVRFLVRENVISFPHIMPDQSSNNLYPVDVFMEVVDDLSHRLDTLDEKSIQEAFDQKLAEQGENVKFLRKENFFSGSDYQFIKFISRKLIHIKPQGSKEAFSFFYPFEVQIMDEKAHQKILSGPSEHQAYKERQRMAARKRLFPDSGS from the coding sequence ATGCCTCAACGTTTCATCTTTGATTCTTCTATTTTAAACTCCGTTGTTGGAGGAAAGTCCGCAGTGGATATTCCCAAGTTGAATATCCACACTCTTGAGGCGGCCAGTGCTTTTCTTCTGAGCTATGGCTTTGATATCGCCAATCAAGACGATCTTGAAAAGCTTTGGTACTATTATCGTCGCGCTTTAGTCCTAATGATTGAAAAGTTAGGTTTTACCGAAAGCGAAATTCCTGAAATTCTGCACGACCGCAAACATCTCGGCGATATTCGCCAACTTTTGTTATATGCGAGTTCTGCGGCTCCGAAGGATGAGCAGTTGCAACGCTGGTCCTGTGCCGTTCTTCGCTGTATGCACGTATTCGTTCACGCCGAGAACGATCTTTTCGGAACTTTTTCGGAAGAGATTCAGTCGCAAATCCTCACGCCTTTTCAAGAACGCATCCGTCATGACGGCACGACTCACCGAACGTTTTTAAGAACAGCCGAGGATGCGGAGCCGATTGAGCTTTTGGGTTTTGAAGTCAAACCTTTTAAAACTTCCTCCAGCACGGTTATTAAACTTCTCGCAAAGCCCGATGCTTTGGCGATGAAGATTTTTGATAAACTCGGCGTGCGTTTTGTTACACGCAATCTTTTTGATACTTTCCAAGTCGTGCGTTTTCTTGTTCGCGAAAACGTCATCAGCTTTCCGCATATTATGCCGGATCAAAGCTCGAACAACTTGTATCCGGTGGATGTTTTCATGGAAGTCGTCGACGATCTTTCGCATCGCCTCGATACTTTGGATGAAAAGAGCATTCAAGAGGCCTTCGATCAAAAGCTCGCTGAACAAGGTGAAAATGTGAAGTTCCTGCGAAAAGAAAATTTCTTTTCTGGATCAGACTATCAGTTTATTAAATTTATTTCGCGCAAACTCATTCATATTAAACCGCAAGGAAGCAAAGAGGCGTTTAGCTTCTTCTATCCTTTTGAAGTTCAGATCATGGATGAAAAAGCGCACCAAAAGATTCTCTCCGGCCCGTCAGAGCATCAAGCTTATAAAGAAAGACAAAGAATGGCGGCGCGCAAACGTCTTTTCCCTGATTCAGGCTCTTAG